In a genomic window of Syngnathus typhle isolate RoL2023-S1 ecotype Sweden linkage group LG4, RoL_Styp_1.0, whole genome shotgun sequence:
- the socs4 gene encoding suppressor of cytokine signaling 4, whose product MSEKKPRCSDTRPKSGLRSWSADSYIWRGKKRSRNSRKGSSPGGFEAEGSEELGVRSTSCPRRRRERKCSCSSLGEDIDAVCRKAMSRRSLRQKFQDAVGQCLPLRSHNPHHHHHHLAGASRPFSVLFWSKRKIHVSELMQDKCPFSPKSELAHSWDLFQNHATHSGVHMDLEANLKANNSPPHPPSPPHISWEEICCSPDPRSLIQEDWDTICPHEQIEDSNGHILVPDLLQINNSSCYWGVLNRFEAEELLEGQPEGTFLLRDSAQDEFLFSVSFRRYSRSLHARIEENGKRFSFDVRDPCMYRDSSVTGLLRHYSDPATCLFFEPLLSQPLPRTFPFSLQHLCRAVICSCTTYQGIKNLPLPSQLRNYLGQYHIKCQGACAV is encoded by the coding sequence ATGTCTGAGAAGAAGCCCCGATGCTCGGACACTCGTCCCAAATCTGGCCTTCGCAGTTGGAGTGCCGATAGTTACATTTGGCGAGGAAAGAAGCGGTCGAGGAACTCTCGCAAGGGTTCCAGTCCTGGAGGGTTTGAGGCGGAGGGGTCAGAGGAACTTGGGGTACGGTCCACTTCCTGTCCGAGGAGGCGAAGAGAGAGAAAGTGTAGCTGCAGCAGTCTTGGGGAAGACATCGATGCTGTGTGCCGAAAGGCAATGTCCAGGCGCTCTCTGCGGCAGAAGTTCCAGGATGCTGTGGGACAGTGTTTACCCTTGCGCTCGCATAAtccccaccatcatcaccaccatcTAGCGGGAGCCTCACGTCCATTCTCTGTGTTATTCTGGTCCAAACGCAAGATTCACGTATCAGAGCTCATGCAAGACAAGTGCCCCTTCTCCCCCAAATCTGAACTGGCTCACAGTTGGGACCTTTTTCAAAACCATGCCACCCACTCAGGTGTCCACATGGACCTGGAGGCTAACCTGAAAGCTAACAACTCCCCACCACATCCCCCATCCCCCCCACACATCTCCTGGGAGGAGATCTGCTGCTCCCCTGATCCTAGAAGCCTCATTCAAGAGGACTGGGACACTATTTGTCCACACGAGCAAATAGAGGACAGCAACGGCCACATACTGGTCCCTGATCTCCTGCAGATAAACAACAGCTCCTGCTATTGGGGGGTTCTGAACCGTTTTGAGGCGGAGGAACTCCTGGAAGGCCAGCCGGAAGGAACCTTCCTTCTCAGAGATTCCGCTCAGGATGAATTCCTTTTCTCCGTCAGCTTTCGACGGTACAGCCGGTCCCTGCACGCACGCATTGAGGAGAACGGCAAGCGCTTCAGTTTTGATGTACGCGACCCGTGCATGTACCGGGATAGCAGTGTGACGGGGTTGCTGAGACACTACAGTGACCCGGCCACCTGTCTCTTCTTTGAACCCCTCCTTTCCCAGCCACTACCCAGAACATTTCCCTTCTCCCTGCAGCACTTGTGCAGGGCTGTGATCTGCAGCTGCACCACCTACCAGGGGATAAAGAACCTTCCACTGCCCTCTCAGCTCAGGAACTACCTCGGCCAGTATCACATCAAGTGTCAAGGGGCTTGTGCTGTGTGA